One segment of Haloplanus natans DSM 17983 DNA contains the following:
- a CDS encoding DNA topoisomerase VI subunit B produces the protein MTSFQSTLGEEGGIAEELAENQRAISIAEFFEKNKHMLGFDSGARGLVTAVKEAVDNALDATEEAGIAPDIYVEIAEAGDYYRLIVEDNGPGITKEQVPKVFGKLLYGSRFHKRVQKRGQQGIGISAAVLYSQLTSGKPAKITSRTQGSADAQYFELVVDTDDNEPEVRAEKTTSWDRPHGTRIELEMEANMRARNQLHDYIKHTAVVNPHARVELREPGLDEPLKFERGTDQLPAETEEIRPHPHGVELGTLLKMLTATESYSVSGFLQGEFTRVGGKTATKVCDRFRDEHFGREMAWTTPSPADEADVEDAVLDAVANKSAEATAWFADRVAETVGDRERLAHHELVGVVSNLADAVEEEFDETFGETVRENAVDAAWAELTGPDLLRASLYERVDDATSTQKDDATVQGLADRLADKFAGADDPRHRATRDELAAYVDRSADRIEDAADATVGETARGNVTDAIWGHMRTVPDDPPRVRAIADDRDTASELLEAMRGTDILAPPTDCLSPITADLVEAGLRKEFEADFFAASTRDAEVHGGDPFIVEAGIAYGGDLEHEGSVDVMRFANRVPLVYQRGACAITDVVKGIGWRNYGLDQPGGSGLPSGPAVIMVHVASTNVPFTSESKDAVANVPEIEDEVELAIREAARELKSYLNRRRSLEKRRKKQDVLGRILPEMADKLAAVTGRERPNIDGALGRIMNNVMVERSVEDGTVTLAVRNHSDRAETLDLTDIVSTEPATVSDGASVVDMDGEWFVQWSPSVSAGETATLTYEVSEETTFDVDVGGVESEKLTVNA, from the coding sequence ATGACATCGTTCCAGTCGACGCTCGGCGAGGAGGGGGGCATCGCCGAGGAGCTGGCCGAGAACCAGCGGGCCATCTCCATCGCCGAGTTCTTCGAGAAGAACAAACACATGCTCGGCTTCGACTCCGGGGCCAGAGGGTTGGTGACCGCCGTCAAGGAGGCAGTCGACAACGCCCTCGACGCCACGGAGGAAGCCGGTATCGCCCCCGACATCTACGTCGAAATCGCCGAAGCGGGCGACTACTACAGACTGATCGTCGAGGACAACGGGCCGGGAATCACGAAAGAGCAAGTCCCAAAGGTGTTCGGGAAACTGCTGTACGGCTCCCGGTTTCACAAGCGGGTTCAAAAACGTGGCCAGCAGGGCATCGGCATCTCCGCGGCCGTCCTCTACTCCCAACTCACCTCCGGGAAACCCGCCAAGATCACCAGCCGAACCCAGGGGAGCGCCGACGCCCAGTACTTCGAGCTGGTCGTCGACACCGACGACAACGAACCCGAGGTCAGGGCGGAGAAAACGACTTCGTGGGACCGCCCGCACGGCACCCGGATCGAGTTGGAGATGGAGGCGAACATGCGGGCGCGCAACCAGCTTCACGACTACATCAAACACACCGCGGTCGTCAACCCCCACGCCCGCGTCGAACTCCGGGAACCGGGGCTCGACGAACCGCTGAAGTTCGAGCGCGGCACCGACCAGTTGCCGGCCGAGACGGAGGAGATTCGCCCCCATCCCCACGGCGTCGAACTCGGGACGCTCCTGAAGATGCTGACGGCGACGGAGTCGTATTCCGTGTCGGGCTTTCTCCAGGGCGAGTTCACCCGCGTCGGCGGGAAGACGGCGACGAAGGTGTGTGATCGTTTCCGCGACGAACATTTCGGGCGCGAGATGGCGTGGACGACGCCCTCGCCGGCCGACGAGGCGGACGTGGAAGACGCCGTCCTCGACGCCGTCGCCAACAAGAGCGCCGAGGCGACGGCGTGGTTCGCCGACCGCGTAGCGGAGACGGTCGGCGACCGGGAGCGACTCGCCCACCACGAACTCGTCGGCGTCGTCTCCAACCTCGCAGACGCCGTCGAGGAGGAGTTCGACGAGACGTTCGGCGAGACGGTACGGGAGAACGCCGTCGACGCGGCGTGGGCGGAACTCACCGGCCCGGACCTGCTGCGGGCCTCGCTGTACGAACGGGTCGACGACGCGACGAGCACGCAGAAAGACGACGCCACGGTGCAGGGCCTAGCCGACCGCCTCGCCGATAAGTTCGCCGGGGCCGACGATCCACGCCACCGGGCGACGCGGGACGAACTCGCCGCCTACGTGGACCGCTCCGCGGACCGGATCGAGGACGCCGCGGACGCGACGGTCGGCGAGACGGCCCGCGGGAACGTCACCGATGCGATCTGGGGCCACATGCGAACGGTCCCGGATGATCCGCCCCGGGTACGGGCGATCGCCGACGACCGCGACACCGCCTCCGAGTTACTGGAGGCGATGCGCGGGACGGACATCCTCGCCCCGCCGACGGACTGCCTGTCGCCGATCACGGCCGACCTCGTCGAGGCGGGACTGAGAAAGGAGTTCGAGGCGGATTTCTTCGCGGCGTCGACCCGCGACGCCGAGGTTCACGGCGGCGACCCCTTCATCGTCGAGGCGGGCATCGCCTACGGCGGCGATCTCGAACACGAGGGCTCGGTCGACGTGATGCGCTTTGCCAACCGCGTCCCCCTCGTCTACCAGCGGGGGGCGTGTGCCATCACCGACGTGGTGAAAGGGATCGGCTGGCGCAACTACGGGCTGGATCAGCCGGGAGGGAGCGGTCTCCCCTCCGGCCCCGCGGTAATCATGGTCCACGTCGCCTCGACGAACGTCCCCTTCACCAGCGAGTCGAAAGACGCCGTGGCGAACGTCCCCGAAATCGAGGACGAGGTCGAACTCGCCATCCGGGAGGCCGCGAGGGAACTGAAATCCTACCTCAACCGACGGCGGTCGCTGGAGAAACGCCGGAAGAAACAGGACGTACTGGGGCGCATCCTCCCCGAGATGGCCGACAAACTCGCCGCGGTGACGGGGCGGGAGCGGCCGAACATCGACGGGGCGCTCGGGCGCATCATGAACAACGTCATGGTCGAACGGTCCGTCGAGGATGGGACGGTGACGCTCGCGGTTCGGAACCACTCCGATCGAGCGGAGACGCTGGACCTGACCGACATCGTCAGCACGGAGCCGGCGACGGTGAGCGACGGCGCGTCGGTCGTCGACATGGACGGCGAGTGGTTCGTACAGTGGTCCCCGTCGGTGTCGGCGGGCGAGACGGCGACACTCACCTACGAGGTGAGCGAGGAGACGACCTTCGACGTCGATGTCGGGGGCGTCGAAAGCGAGAAACTCACGGTGAACGCATGA
- a CDS encoding DNA topoisomerase IV subunit A, with product MSTQDERARQQLIDLAAEFYDQFARGEVPEMTLPTRTKSNIEYDEESGVWVYGDRTSTRSANSVRGARKLLKATYTIDFLARQLEEGRSSTLRELYYLSESWDAEEAAFSDQDESNQLIEDLEIVSEVTREDFHMRPEESGATLMGSLELREQTRRGEREIHCQKDVGEGGYQIPNNPDTIDFLDHDIDFILCVETGGMRDRLVENGFDTDYDALIVHLKGQPARATRRITKRLHDELDLPVVVFTDGDPWSYRIYGSVAYGSIKSAHLSQYLATPEARFVGIQPEDIVEYDLPTDPLADSDVNALESELEDPRFMTDYWEEQIELQLDIGKKAEQQALASRGLDFVTDEYLPTRLGEMGVL from the coding sequence ATGAGCACACAGGACGAACGCGCACGACAGCAGTTGATCGACCTCGCGGCGGAGTTCTACGACCAGTTCGCCCGCGGGGAGGTGCCGGAGATGACCCTTCCCACGCGAACCAAAAGCAACATCGAGTACGACGAGGAGAGCGGCGTGTGGGTGTACGGCGACCGCACCTCCACGCGGTCGGCCAACTCCGTCCGCGGCGCCCGGAAGCTACTCAAAGCGACCTACACCATCGACTTCCTCGCCCGCCAGTTGGAGGAGGGTCGATCCTCCACGCTCCGTGAACTCTACTATCTCTCCGAATCGTGGGACGCAGAGGAGGCCGCCTTCTCGGATCAGGACGAGTCCAACCAGCTTATCGAGGACCTCGAAATCGTCTCGGAGGTGACTCGCGAGGACTTCCATATGCGCCCGGAGGAGTCGGGCGCGACGCTGATGGGCTCCCTCGAACTCCGCGAACAGACCCGCCGGGGCGAGCGCGAGATTCACTGCCAGAAAGACGTGGGCGAGGGTGGCTACCAGATTCCCAACAACCCCGACACCATCGACTTTCTGGATCACGACATCGACTTCATCCTCTGTGTCGAGACGGGCGGGATGCGTGACCGCCTCGTCGAGAACGGCTTCGATACGGACTACGACGCCCTGATCGTCCACCTCAAAGGCCAGCCGGCGCGGGCGACCCGCCGGATCACCAAACGGCTCCACGACGAACTCGACCTGCCCGTCGTGGTCTTCACCGACGGCGACCCGTGGTCCTACCGCATCTACGGCTCCGTCGCCTACGGCTCGATCAAGAGCGCGCACCTCTCGCAGTATCTCGCGACGCCCGAGGCACGCTTCGTCGGCATCCAGCCCGAGGACATCGTCGAGTACGACCTGCCCACCGATCCGCTGGCCGATTCGGACGTGAACGCCCTCGAATCCGAACTGGAGGACCCGCGCTTCATGACCGACTACTGGGAGGAACAGATCGAACTCCAACTCGACATCGGCAAGAAGGCCGAACAGCAGGCCCTCGCCTCCCGCGGCCTCGATTTCGTCACCGACGAGTACCTCCCGACGCGGCTGGGCGAGATGGGCGTGCTGTAG